The sequence GTCGAAGGACAGTGAGTCGTATATTATCTCtcctaattaaatattaaataataaacttcaaatatcagcCTTGTAGTTTTACATTAATTACtgaagagaataataaaaaaataaaaataaaaccacgagacactaaattgatacattttaaaccacaggtactaaattAATGCATATATCGAACACGAGTTGAAATTAGCTCGTTCTTATTTAATTTCGAACTCgttttgagccgaacacgaactggctCGCAATTCACAACCCTAGTTACGACCCACAGACAacttaaataaacaaaaaaataaaagtaaaaaaataaagctcTAATCCCGATGCGTTGACCGGTTGACCACAAAATAGtcttaaaaattatatcatgCAACGCGTTTTCTGGTTGACATTTACCATGCAACGACACcaacctccctttctctctcttctttctctctcctcgtagtattatttttttatttttttgggtaaaaatgtaCGGAGAACCCCTTAACTTTTGAATNgtattattaataaaattaaattaattaatttcatagagtttagaggtttaaaattttaaaatttgaagttataaaattggaaataaatattataagttaaaattaaaatttagaatttaaaatataaaatttaaaatttaaaactttaaaatttgaaagtatcaaaattttaaattttgatatcaaaatttaaaattatatatatagagagagagagagagaataaaggagggtttgggggggaggggagggggacacgtgtcaccctataggccccccaaaccctcctttaatgtagtaagaatagattattaggattttcaaattattaagattatatgtgatatttgattattacgattgtatggatagattattaggatctttttaattgttaggattgtatggatagatgattagaattttcagattgttaagattatatgtaatttgttgaaatatttatatagttgttaggattatagaaaaaaataataaacaagtgaaaggcggtgaataattcaccgcttttttgagaaattaggAAAGCGgtgaaggcggtgaactattcaccgtctttaagagattagttttttaaatataattttggcaaggttatttcgcaaataataaaattttaaaaggttattttataaaaaagtcctcACGTGAAGGTATAAGCAGattactttcttttttgtttggttcataattCAAAGTTAACTTATTAGTTCTCTTTCCTAATTGCTACAACTGTTCTTCAAAAGATGAAATGAAGCAAAAATGTTCCAACGAAGTTCGATTGTGGGTGCCTGAAGCGAAAGTGCTCAGAATAGATGTTTTTGGCACAAACAATGGTAGACTAAAACAATGTACATGAGGAGGTCAGGGTAAAGAGTATGATACTGTGATCAAGTACAATGATAAATTGCAGTTTAGGCCGTAAGGCCCGACTTCTTGACAAGCTCAacttgggtttttttttattttttattttttaagacatACAAACtttgcattaaattattaaaacaaaattttcatttcctTCTCCAATCTGTAAATTGGACGTGGCTTTTAAATCCTATCTCTGGATGAATTAGGTTTAATAACTAAACAAAGCAATATGAAAATGAAGGAGAAAAGCTATCTTGAGTAGGGGAATATCGATGTCACTTCCCCTAGCAGCTTTAGGAATTCAATAATGGTCAGTCACCTGTTAGGAGGTCAGTAGTATgcctttttctattttagtgGTCAATGAGAAAGCTTCTGTTTTTGACTCGAACAccttccttttcctttgttCAATCTCACATCTTAAGAATTTGTGTGGCCACAATTTAAAGATTAGTGGAAGCATATGTTTGCATGTTTTCTGTGTGGTAAGAGCTAAGGCTATTACCATCTGGGTTTGTGATTAGGCTTTCAAAAGGCCATCTGGAAGCTTTGGTTGCGCACTAAAAGCTTAATGGATGAATCCAATTAATCCTTTTTGACATGTGGATCCACTTAATCCTTATACTTGAAGCATAGATTGCTTTACATCCACTCACCAATTGTAATTACTATAAGGTGAGAACATTTCTATCTACTTCAACTAGCTTTCACATCACAATCATCTATGGAGTAGTGATCATTAGTGTCTGTTTAGCGTGGCTTCTAAAACAATGTCTTTCTTGATAAAGTAGAAAATGGAGCAGAAAAGTTGAGAACTTCTGGATGGAAGGGAAGCCAAAAAGACTTCTTGGGCCCGAAAATAGTGCTTCCAATTTAACCTATATCTACCTGCAACACAAGTCGTCGAGATTTACTGAAGAATTGTCGGACTTATTATGCTTCTTCCTATGGCTTTACTCAGCTAGCATTTTCTAGAACATCTTGTTAAATCTAGTAGACTCTTCCTCAGGAAGCTTGATTAAAAAGCTGATGCGAACTTTTGGTACCCTAGGAATAAAATTTCCCTACTGTCATGCTTTAGTCATAAGCTCACAAACAATTAGCAAAGTTTCTATAGGGATTTAGCTTGATTATAGTTTCACTTATAATTCAGATTTAGACCTAAGATTTGAGTCCAAGATacctaaattttttattgaacCCGCGTCTCGGTCTCAGAAGAGGACGAAGGGAAAACAAAGAGTGTTTATGGTCTCTGAAACAAATTGACTTTCTAGTGGTTAAAAGTcacaaaagaacaaaattgCCGCACTAAGCAAAGCAATATAATCACTTgtcatataaataattttagtaaaatgAATGGCATTACGAAAGATCTAACTATGGATGAAAAGTCTAAATATATGCTTGTTGATCATGTTTCTCAGGTGCTAGATAGGAGCTCCACTAATATATATCCAATTTATGGTTCCACCAAGAACGGTCATTGCGAAGGAGCTAAACATTTTTGAAAAGTCAAAAGGATGAAGGAATGCAAGTGTGCCACTAACGGTGGATAAGTAATTGAGGTGTATACGTTATTTTAACATAGGGTAGTAGCTTTTGAGATTTGAGTATCCTTCTTCATATAGCCAGGATTGACTAATAAAGCAGAACAATTTGGAAGTTACATAGAGATGGAAACTTGTCATCTAATACATGttcataaaataaaagtaaagtgGCATGATCTCATTGTTAAATTGTTTTCATGTAGGAATTAACCTCAGTACATGCTTTATTCGCACGTGGTACATGCGAGCAGGTAGCCTTATAGAGTCAAAAGCTAAAAACTCCAATTGCGGtgtttttttactttgccaCAGGAAAATATGTTGAGAGTTTATTAATTTGGTCTTCTTCTAATAgcttttttaaatttcactttatCAAACAACACTACACTCTAGTCAGGCCAAATAAGCTACATTTTTTTCATCTGCAACCAACTTCTATAGGGTTAATACATTGCTGCTCCATGATGGATGGAAAGCTCAACTACTTGAAATTGTTAAATCCATGCAAGTAAAGCTATTAATTGAAGTAGGAAAACAAAGTAGAAACTAGTGTAGTTACGTAACCCAAACAAACACACACCTCACTGTAAGATATCATGAAACTACATATTTAAAATTGGTCAATTAGCCATCATTCACCATGTATGTGTCATCTCCAACAAATTAGCAATTGTAAACACACATGTTTGTTGTAGGAAAAATTTATAGTGCCACTTTATctgattattaattaatagtcgATGGTAGACTCAAGATCATTAAAGTAGATTCTCCACTATAGAGTGGTAATTAGTCCATAGTATATTTGTGCTATGAATTTATGCGCATTAAATACCAAAAGAAATAAGAGATAATATTTAGAATAAAGATAAAAGAACTAGTTTATtacgcaaaaaaaaagaagaaaagagttaGGCACCTCTCTCTGGCAATTATGGCAGGAATAATGCACAGAGGTCTGTGAATTATTGGAGCAGCTTTTCGGATATAACTTGATTTGTGCCTCCTTAACTATTTCTTAATAAGAAAATACTTTGCTCACAAAGTTTGCTGACGTTGATACGGTAGTACTATTATGATCGTCATATTCTTTTCTCGTAAAAtacatcaaattaattaaatttttcgtACCTGCATGCTGGAGAAAATTTGTATAATGTAAAAGCGGCTGTAGTAATTTTATCTCCTGGTTTTAATCCCTTCCGCTAATTAGTCAAGTGGCTTGAAAAGTACCCTCGCATTTTATGTAGATACGGCCTATGCATTTTACCATTAAGTGGCTAGCATTAACACTAATCCTTGACCCAGACCCTAGTAAAGTCTCTTTCCATTGGGTCTTCCTTTAGGATGATTCGATTCATAACAACGACAGCTaaagtgggagagagagagagagagagagagagagagagagagagagagagagagagagaaagggaaaattTCTTTCTCTGCATGTGATAATTACATCCATGATTTTATCACCAATGAGCTGGTCACTCTGAGGAATGTTATATAAGCATACACTAAGCTCCTCTTCACTCCAAACCTTTAAAGAACTTGATTAACTCTTTTCCTATACATTGctcatcatcttcatctccaTTCTCCTCTTCATTAGTACTCCAAGTCACCAGCCTTGTAACATTTCATGGAGAAAGGTTGCTCCAataagatagagagagaaggcTCACAAGGTGAAGGGGAGATATGGGTCAATGATTCATCAGTTGATCACATGGGGAGAGTTCCTCTCAGAGCCTCAACTGGAGCTTGGAAAGCAGCCCTTTTCATAATAGGTAACGTTGAAAACCAGTCATAATTTACTACTGTAGCAGAATTAGGGCTCTTTTGGCCTGATCGGAGTTATTTACACAAATATTTTTTGAGTAGAGCTATTCGAAGAAGATTATAGGACCTTCGTAGCTTCTTACTAAAGCAAATGTAGAAGCTTCGGATTGTGACTTCTGTTTCTGTGTTTGATTAGTTTCTACTGCCGCAGAAGTTTCACATTTTTTAGAATTGTGACTTTTGTTTCTATGTTTGGTTATTTTCTACTGCTGCAaaagtttcaaactttttaCTAGCCAAATGCCTGGACTTtggaattttagtttttaaaatatagaacAAAAGCggtcaaataaaaaattatttctataattatgtataaaaatgTTACGAAGCACACCGCAGCTGCTACTGTAAATCATACCAAAGTGCAAAATACCAATGAGATTGAAAATTGAGAACTTTTGTTGGTGAAGGTAGATTTCTGCATGGTTTCTGAAATGTAAAAATacataaagtttttttttaagtttgcaTGAATTTATCAGTTATTTCTAAAGTTTTGTTGAAATATTCCACTAACTGGTCCTAATTTTCGAAATGCTGTGTTGGCGGCAGTGATCGAGTTTAGTGAGAGGCTGAGCTACTTTGGGCTGGCTACCAACCTGATCATATACCTGACTAGAGTGCTGCACCAGGAGGTCAAGACTGCGGCCAAGAATGTGAACTATTGGCAGGGGGTCACCACCCTGATGCCTCTCTTTGGCGGCTTCATCGCAGATGCGTACCTAGGGAGGTTCTCCACTGTTCTTTGCTCTTCCGTCATCTACATACTGGTTAGCCCTGCCTCtctatttcattttcatttatatgTTACGTTATGCATTTGTGAGGTGCAGATTCTCTGTAAATTTAGTACGTCGAAAACTATTGTATATTGATGAACTAAGCTATCCATCCATAGTGTGGGGCACATCCCAACCATTAAGAGCGATTTGATAGCCAGCCAAGATGTTCTTTTCGTGAAGGGCCAGATTAACTGTAAAATTTCCTGTGCGCTGGGTTTAGATGCTCGACATGTTGACTAGTAGATTGAACTCAAGGTTTCAATATCTAGTTGGCTCTCTCCAAATTTCTTGATgctctcaaaatttttcaatcGATAACCAAATCCTTCATGTGtaatttctgtttctttttgcAGGGTCTTGTTCTCTTAACCTTGTCGCAACTCGCCCCAAGCCTAAAACCCTGCGACGCCGCAGAGACGTGCCACCGATCCCTGCACATCCACTCGACCATATTCTTCACGGCCATGTATCTGATCTCCATCGGCACTGGTGGGCACAAGCCCTCGCTGGAGAGCTTCGGCGCCGACCAGTTCGACGACGACCATGCGGGCGAGAGGAAGGCGAAGATGTCTTACTTCAACTGGTGGAACTGCGCCCTGTGCTCTGGCCTAATGCTCGGCGTCACGCTCATCGTGTACATGCAGGATAAGGTGAGCTGGGGGGCGGCTGCTATCGTGCTCACCGCGGTGATGGTGTTTGCGCTTGCAGTGTTTTTGGCAGGAAGGCCGTACTACCGGTACAGAGAGCCCGAGGGTAGCCCGTTGGTGCCGATGTTGCAGGTTTTGGCTGCGGCGGTGACGAAGAGAGGGCTTGCTCTTCCGGAGGATGCCGCAGAGATGTACGAGATTACGAAGCCGGAGAAGAGTAAGAAGAAACTCCTAATGCATACTGATAAGCTCgggtgagatttttttttttttttcgagaaaaagtTAGCTTGCTATCTGTTTCTTTCAATAAGAATATAAATTAGACTATATTGGTGAGACAATGGAGCCTTCtcgaaaaagaaatcaaaaaagGAGAACCCCCACAATTTATGCATTAGGATACATCATCTGCTTTCACCTATTACAGTAAGCCTCCTAAAGCTTCAAAAGTGGTTGTTTTTTCCTTTAACTTTTAGAGTTCTGCAAAAGAgtgttctttttgtttttgtcttttttttttttcgttttaacTCTAGAAGATTCTTTAGAGAGAGCTTGTCACATAGAAAAACAAATCAAGCATTTTAGAGAGGTTAACggataattttgatattttttaggTGCAAAGATGAAATTACTTGTAGATTGAAGTTTTCTAAATTAGTTAAAATTGAAAGACAAAATTTCTTCAGATTTCTTGACAAAGCCGCAATCATGGAGCACAAGGAAGATACAACGGCCGCAGCTGAGAAGCCCAACCCGTGGCGGCTTGCAACTGTCACCCAAGTTGAGGAGACGAAGCAGGTCCTCGCCATGATCCCCATCTGGCTCTCCTCCCTTCCCCTCGGCATTTGCATCGCGCAAGGCTCCACCTTCTTCATCAAGCAAGCCAGCATCATGGACCGCAAGCTCGTCCGCAGCTTCGAGCTCCCTCCAGCCTTCGTCTACTCCTTTTCCGCCATCGGCATGATTCTCTGCGTCTCCTTCTACGACAAGATCCTTGTCCCCTTCCTACGCAAAACGACCGGGAACGAGCGGGGGATAAACATGCTccaaagaatcggaataggaatGCTATTCTCCGTAGTTGCAATGGCCACCGCAGCCGTCGTAGAGCAGAAGCGACTCGACGCAGGCGTGGCGGACGCCATGAGCGTGTTCTGGTTGCTCCCGCAGTTCATGATACTTGGTTTCGGCGACGGTTTCGCCTTAGTAGGCTTACAAGAGTACTTCTACGACCAAGTCCCGGATAGTATGAGGAGTCTGGGAATAGCCTTCTATTTAAGCGTGCTAGGTGCGGCGAGCTTTTTAAGTAGCCTATTGATCATCATTGTTGATCATGTCACGTCCTGGGGCGGCAAAAGCAGAAGCTGGTTTGCGAAGAGCTTAAACGAAAGCCGTTTGGATCTCTTCTATTGGCTTTTGGCCGTTATAAATGCCGTTAACTTGTGTGGGTATGTGTATTTGGCGAGTAGGTACTCGTACAAGAGTGTGAAGAGGAGGGTGATGGGGATCTCTAACTCAtcggaagaagatgaagatatGGAGGATAATGTTTCTTGATCCAAGTATAAGTTAGCTCTGTGGTAACTGTGGCGCTTAGTatcgagtatagatcttatGAAATACGCTATGTAGTACATGCGAGTAATAGCAGCGGCATGTGGGAAATATGTGAGTGGGgcacgcactatatatatatatatatatatatatatatatatatgcattgtcTTGCCACTTTATAGTAAGGAATGCTTTGTAACAAATGTTTGTAACAATTGTCTTGCCACTTTATAAGTGATTTACCAGTGCGTTTGCTGGGTGGATAGAATTTGGTCCCAAATTGTGCTTCTATTTCAAGGACTAATAAGGAGAAACTTTGGAAACGCCCGACATAAGTACAATTTTGgacaactaatatatatatatttttaataaccCGAACCTTCTACCTCTCTCTGACATCCTTGATCTTTCCTCCATCTCATCTTTGGCTAATTTTAGTCAAATTACCTGTAATCCAATATCGATTATACTCACCAATGAGGATTATATCTTAATAAGGATTATATCTTTTGACGCGATACTGATGTAGGATAAgctcaaaaattttaatctaaaagaaaaaagagggggaaaaaaatgagGGCAGAAAAATTGATTTATAGCCACTAATttataaaaagtatatatatattttttacttaattcaGGTGTAATTCCGGTAactttaatatttctaaaaaaaatataattactaattaactaaaatattacattaaatATATTAGAGGTTAAGACTTCAGagaatattaatgaaaaaaaaattgaacttagcactctatttcaaaatggcatatatTCTTACTTCTCAACATTTCTGGTAAAACTGTATAGAGACCTGCAAAACTatagttatttttgaaaatgcaactttaatttttttggtaagtattctttatttattttttatgagtttttacacttaattaagttaaaatttttaatttaaacttttatttacttatagctaaaattattcaattccaaaaatcaaaagttaagaacttcttaatattaaaaaaaaaagttgaggggccaaTTTCTGAAAACTgtgtagttgaggggtctccgtacatattttcctacaaaaaaaagttgaggggacAAGTTTCTGAGAATTGTGcagttgaggggtctccgtaCATATTTTCCTACATTTCTCTCGCCCAAAGCATCCCTGGCACCGCGTAATGAGACCATCTCCTGCGTTTCGCTCTCACCCTCTCCGCCCCAATCGTCTCACTCGACGAAATCCTCTGTTTAGGCTGAGACCTCCGGTGCGGACTGACCCCATAAAACACAAATTGGTTTCGGTGAGTTCGtctcctctcttctttctctcgcTGCTGTTAGAAACCCTAACTTCGATCGATCTCTTTGCTAACAATTTGAgcataagattaaaaaaaataataataaaaacaaaacttcTTGTCGCTtcctattctttcttctatattAAGAGGGGAATTCATGTGAAAAAGGTTTGAGATTAAA is a genomic window of Ananas comosus cultivar F153 linkage group 13, ASM154086v1, whole genome shotgun sequence containing:
- the LOC109719073 gene encoding protein NRT1/ PTR FAMILY 5.7-like isoform X2, which translates into the protein MIEFSERLSYFGLATNLIIYLTRVLHQEVKTAAKNVNYWQGVTTLMPLFGGFIADAYLGRFSTVLCSSVIYILGLVLLTLSQLAPSLKPCDAAETCHRSLHIHSTIFFTAMYLISIGTGGHKPSLESFGADQFDDDHAGERKAKMSYFNWWNCALCSGLMLGVTLIVYMQDKVSWGAAAIVLTAVMVFALAVFLAGRPYYRYREPEGSPLVPMLQVLAAAVTKRGLALPEDAAEMYEITKPEKSKKKLLMHTDKLGFLDKAAIMEHKEDTTAAAEKPNPWRLATVTQVEETKQVLAMIPIWLSSLPLGICIAQGSTFFIKQASIMDRKLVRSFELPPAFVYSFSAIGMILCVSFYDKILVPFLRKTTGNERGINMLQRIGIGMLFSVVAMATAAVVEQKRLDAGVADAMSVFWLLPQFMILGFGDGFALVGLQEYFYDQVPDSMRSLGIAFYLSVLGAASFLSSLLIIIVDHVTSWGGKSRSWFAKSLNESRLDLFYWLLAVINAVNLCGYVYLASRYSYKSVKRRVMGISNSSEEDEDMEDNVS
- the LOC109719073 gene encoding protein NRT1/ PTR FAMILY 5.6-like isoform X1, whose translation is MEKGCSNKIEREGSQGEGEIWVNDSSVDHMGRVPLRASTGAWKAALFIIVIEFSERLSYFGLATNLIIYLTRVLHQEVKTAAKNVNYWQGVTTLMPLFGGFIADAYLGRFSTVLCSSVIYILGLVLLTLSQLAPSLKPCDAAETCHRSLHIHSTIFFTAMYLISIGTGGHKPSLESFGADQFDDDHAGERKAKMSYFNWWNCALCSGLMLGVTLIVYMQDKVSWGAAAIVLTAVMVFALAVFLAGRPYYRYREPEGSPLVPMLQVLAAAVTKRGLALPEDAAEMYEITKPEKSKKKLLMHTDKLGFLDKAAIMEHKEDTTAAAEKPNPWRLATVTQVEETKQVLAMIPIWLSSLPLGICIAQGSTFFIKQASIMDRKLVRSFELPPAFVYSFSAIGMILCVSFYDKILVPFLRKTTGNERGINMLQRIGIGMLFSVVAMATAAVVEQKRLDAGVADAMSVFWLLPQFMILGFGDGFALVGLQEYFYDQVPDSMRSLGIAFYLSVLGAASFLSSLLIIIVDHVTSWGGKSRSWFAKSLNESRLDLFYWLLAVINAVNLCGYVYLASRYSYKSVKRRVMGISNSSEEDEDMEDNVS